Below is a genomic region from Candidatus Binatia bacterium.
GCGGAAGGCGATCATGGAGGAGCGGGCGGACGCGTTCGTGGCGCTGCCGGGCGGATTCGGGACGCTGGAGGAGATGTTCGAGATCATCACGCTCAAGCAATTGCAGCAGCACAACAAGGCGATCGTCTTCCTCAATGCCGCTGGGTACTATGGGCCGCTGGCGGCGGCGCTGGAGCACATGTACGAAGCGCAGTTCGCCAAGCCGGCGTACCGGCAGATGTACAGCATTGCGCCGGACGTAGCGACCGCGATCAAGCACGTGGAGAGCTATCGTCCGGCGGAGTTGCCGTCGAAATGGTTCGTGTCGGGCGCGACGTAATATCGCCGGTGTTACCGAAGTGTGTGCAATCGGCCTTTCGAGGTTGACCGGGGTGCCGGAGGCGGTCAGACTCTCAGCACTCACAATGAAATCATCAGTCTGGCTCGGCGCGGGAATCGTGCTTAGTGGGATCCTGCTCGGATGCGGAACTGGGATTGTCCAGAAATCCGCATATTCCGCTAAGCCCTCACAACTCAATGAAATGGAAGCAGCACCGCGTGCAGGGATGAATCCTGCGATCTCTACCACCACACCGATTGTTTTGAGCCGGCCGACGCGTCCGGCACGGCCGGGTGTGGCTGCCACCGCAAGAATGCTTACCATGTTGCCTACGACATTGCCGCCGGCAGTGGCGGGGACTCCCTATTCATTCGCGCTCACGGCGGTTGGGGGTACACCGCCCTATACGTGGGACGGGGGCGCCTGGACGCCTGTCGATACGAATGGCCTGACGATCAACAAGTCCTCGGGCATAATTTCCGGCACTCCGACCTACACCGGGACGATGCCGCTGATCTTTGAAGTCGTGGACTCCAACGGGGCAGCCTCGACGGTGCAATACGATCTTCGGGTAACCGGAACTGGCAGCAGCGGCACGATCACTGGCTCCCCGCTTTCGGGAATACAAGGGCAGAGCTATACCTGGAATTATGGGGCCTCGCTGGCCGGCATCTATTGTGGGCCGGCAAGTAGATTTCTTGCAGGTGTGGTGCCACCCGGACTCGGCTGGGGATTGAACCCGGTGTACTCTCCGACCCAGCCGTACTCTTTGTATGGCACGCCCGATATCGCCGGGGAATTTACCTTCACCATCTCCTACGCCGAAGTCGCGACCGGGAGCTGTACGCCGACAGCGACGAATGC
It encodes:
- a CDS encoding LOG family protein, whose translation is RKAIMEERADAFVALPGGFGTLEEMFEIITLKQLQQHNKAIVFLNAAGYYGPLAAALEHMYEAQFAKPAYRQMYSIAPDVATAIKHVESYRPAELPSKWFVSGAT